From one Amia ocellicauda isolate fAmiCal2 chromosome 17, fAmiCal2.hap1, whole genome shotgun sequence genomic stretch:
- the gpr146 gene encoding G-protein coupled receptor 146, producing MWSCMLYNETDDSLDHKLCQDFGLVLSVFSLIYLIICFPVGLCYNALLVVVNLYNKVSMTMPDVYFVNIAIAGLVLNIVAPIELLGPSYTRWPMWEYNNEIYITLLILFNISSLVIMYSTTLLSLDYYIERALPRTYMSSVYNTKHVCGFIWGGAVLTSFSSLLFYVCNHVSNKIIECSKMQNKEAADAIMMFIGYVVPAIAVFYAFVLILRIRKESTPLDQDSGRLDPSIHRLLLTSVCVQFVLWTPYYTTLLVHTLSGVQGKYLNRPQITTYYFVRYLSELLAFSSSFAMPLMYWRMNKNFSHKLQRLLKKLHCGDRGCSHERSVVQQVVT from the coding sequence ATGTGGAGCTGCATGCTTTACAACGAGACAGATGACAGTTTGGACCACAAGCTCTGCCAGGACTTTGGCCTCGTCCTGTCGGTCTTCTCCCTCATCTACCTCATCATCTGCTTCCCCGTGGGCCTGTGCTACAACGccctgctggtggtggtgaacCTGTACAACAAGGTGTCCATGACCATGCCGGATGTCTACTTCGTCAACATCGCCATTGCCGGGCTGGTGCTCAACATCGTGGCCCCCATTGAGCTGCTGGGCCCCAGCTACACCCGCTGGCCCATGTGGGAATACAACAATGAAATCTACATCACCCTGCTGATCCTGTTCAACATCTCCTCCCTAGTCATCATGTACTCCACCACGCTGCTCAGCCTAGACTACTACATTGAGCGGGCGCTGCCACGGACATACATGTCCAGCGTCTACAATACCAAGCATGTGTGCGGCTTCATCTGGGGCGGCGCGGTGCTCACCAGCTTCTCCTCGCTGCTCTTCTACGTGTGCAACCACGTGTCCAACAAGATCATCGAGTGCTCCAAGATGCAGAACAAGGAGGCAGCCGACGCCATCATGATGTTCATCGGCTACGTGGTGCCGGCCATCGCGGTCTTCTACGCCTTCGTGCTCATCCTGCGCATTCGGAAGGAGTCCACCCCTCTGGACCAGGACTCGGGGCGGCTGGACCCGTCCATCCACCGGCTGCTGCTGACCTCGGTCTGCGTGCAGTTCGTGCTCTGGACCCCGTACTACACGACCCTGCTGGTGCACACGCTGTCCGGGGTGCAAGGGAAGTACCTCAACAGGCCGCAGATCACCACCTATTACTTCGTGAGGTATCTGTCCGAGCTGCTGGCATTCTCAAGCAGCTTCGCCATGCCGCTCATGTACTGGCGGATGAACAAGAACTTCTCGCACAAGCTCCAGCGGCTCCTCAAGAAGCTGCACTGTGGGGACCGGGGCTGCTCCCACGAGCGGTCCGTGGTTCAGCAGGTGGTCACGTAA